One genomic segment of Thermodesulfobacterium sp. TA1 includes these proteins:
- a CDS encoding diguanylate cyclase yields the protein MVFTELLACLIPRSALTITVNTTFQELIEKMNQTGETFVILLENHFPTGIFTERDLIRCLAAGVSLDEKVRMYAQKNLVKIREDRPLAIPLTIMIEYGIRRLIVVDQKGNYRGVITHKDIFEILDPDLFKKEITAGHFIKNKPFYYLSPDHTLQDALNLMVEKNIGAVPILEDTGKTVGILTEKDFIFNFELKNLSEKLRNIALKKVYTVSKNEPISYVKIKFKACGVNHLVVVDEEERAIGLLSTRDLLSMAKETYSSYIENKFKQAKDLLYILPEVVLEILDLGYDQVVYWGSAKAQELLGEQINEKSVYEVFDQEDWYRLFGKLKKLNKVHKEPIKTLKGQIFEASGSYLKLQVEGEGKIHLILRDITQNHRFLTDLQTQIEVIKTLINSIDSMILVVDPEDGTFRFYNQMVLSILGYNQEEINQKTIYDLVYLPYQQIKTNLNMVVKEGKEIKSERLYLTKNGDKIPVETYVFKITLDKPYVVISSKVKPIYQIENLNRELSLCKSKEEALSVLYKYLLDFIDTLQFIEINAETGEILSIEVQGDKVLWKGCVEGNINECKAYRTGTLIEHKETFCPILKNEQNIYFFCYPLILEGRVVGVFSLIRKSPFNDLEKENLKKMLTNFSFYFINLYLINKLKEISYTDYLTKVYNRMCVQEFLKKEFNLWKRKGGNLSIILLDLDDFKTINDRFGHFSGDLALQKIAKLLKENTREMDMVGRWGGEEFIIVLPQTSKAEAKKLAERLRLLIERMSIDLEGGTIINITASFGIASLPEDGTILEELYKIADQRLYQAKNLGKNRVIAD from the coding sequence ATGGTTTTTACTGAACTTTTGGCCTGTTTAATCCCAAGGTCTGCTCTAACCATCACCGTTAATACGACTTTTCAAGAATTAATAGAAAAGATGAATCAAACCGGAGAGACCTTTGTAATCCTTCTGGAAAATCACTTTCCTACCGGTATTTTTACCGAAAGAGACCTGATAAGATGTTTAGCTGCAGGGGTTTCCTTAGATGAAAAGGTACGGATGTATGCACAAAAAAACTTAGTAAAAATTCGTGAAGACAGGCCTTTAGCTATACCACTCACCATTATGATAGAATATGGAATAAGGCGATTGATAGTAGTAGACCAAAAGGGAAACTATAGGGGCGTAATAACTCACAAAGATATTTTTGAAATTTTAGACCCAGACCTTTTTAAAAAAGAAATAACTGCAGGACATTTTATCAAAAACAAACCTTTTTATTACCTTAGCCCAGACCATACCTTACAAGATGCCTTGAATTTGATGGTAGAAAAAAACATCGGTGCTGTTCCTATTCTTGAAGATACGGGAAAGACGGTAGGAATACTGACAGAAAAAGATTTTATCTTTAATTTTGAGCTAAAAAACCTTTCAGAAAAATTGCGCAACATCGCCTTAAAAAAAGTTTATACCGTTTCTAAAAACGAGCCAATATCCTATGTAAAAATCAAGTTCAAGGCATGCGGGGTTAATCATTTGGTAGTGGTTGATGAAGAGGAAAGGGCAATAGGTCTCCTTTCTACTAGGGATTTATTGTCTATGGCAAAAGAAACTTATAGTTCTTATATAGAAAACAAATTTAAACAAGCCAAAGATTTACTCTATATCTTACCTGAGGTAGTGCTTGAAATTTTAGACTTAGGATATGACCAGGTCGTCTACTGGGGAAGTGCCAAAGCCCAAGAACTTTTGGGAGAACAGATAAATGAAAAAAGTGTGTATGAAGTCTTCGACCAAGAAGATTGGTATCGGTTGTTCGGGAAGTTAAAAAAATTAAACAAGGTCCATAAAGAACCGATAAAAACCCTTAAAGGACAGATTTTTGAAGCTTCAGGTTCTTATCTTAAACTTCAGGTTGAAGGGGAAGGAAAAATCCATCTAATTTTAAGAGACATTACCCAAAATCATCGTTTTTTAACCGATTTGCAAACTCAGATAGAAGTCATAAAAACCTTGATCAACTCGATAGATAGTATGATTTTAGTAGTAGACCCTGAAGACGGAACTTTTAGGTTTTACAACCAGATGGTTTTATCTATTCTTGGGTATAATCAAGAAGAGATAAACCAAAAAACTATCTATGACCTCGTTTACCTACCTTATCAGCAAATAAAAACAAACCTTAATATGGTGGTAAAAGAAGGAAAAGAAATAAAAAGTGAGAGGCTTTATCTTACCAAAAACGGAGACAAAATACCTGTAGAAACTTATGTTTTTAAAATTACCCTTGACAAACCTTATGTAGTAATATCAAGCAAGGTTAAACCTATCTATCAGATAGAAAATTTAAACCGAGAGCTAAGCCTTTGCAAGTCTAAAGAAGAAGCCTTATCTGTGCTTTATAAATATCTGCTTGATTTTATAGATACCTTACAGTTTATAGAAATAAACGCTGAAACAGGAGAAATCCTGTCGATTGAAGTCCAAGGAGACAAAGTTTTATGGAAAGGATGTGTAGAGGGCAACATAAACGAATGTAAAGCCTACCGAACAGGTACTTTGATAGAACATAAGGAAACATTTTGTCCAATTTTAAAAAACGAACAAAACATCTACTTCTTCTGTTATCCTTTGATTTTAGAAGGTAGAGTAGTTGGGGTTTTTAGTCTTATAAGAAAGAGTCCTTTTAATGACCTGGAAAAAGAAAACTTAAAGAAAATGCTTACTAACTTTTCTTTCTATTTCATTAATCTTTACCTTATAAACAAACTAAAAGAAATATCCTATACCGACTATCTTACCAAGGTTTACAACCGGATGTGTGTGCAAGAATTTTTAAAAAAAGAGTTTAACCTTTGGAAAAGAAAAGGGGGCAACCTTTCTATCATACTTTTAGACCTTGATGACTTTAAGACTATAAACGATAGATTTGGTCATTTTAGCGGGGATTTAGCACTTCAAAAAATAGCCAAATTGCTTAAAGAAAATACAAGAGAAATGGATATGGTAGGACGCTGGGGAGGTGAAGAATTTATCATAGTTCTTCCTCAAACCTCCAAGGCAGAAGCCAAAAAACTGGCT
- a CDS encoding ATP-binding protein: MVKELLLSEVEDLNKRKEIGERLRLYEDFICYRFFTEILKRPEFKDKSPAKGLPRVEKKLKEFWRNLWFSPDLKNELDALIEKTSYVHFQKGLKPADLGYGFLLFNSIIYEIAQKDEFIKENFLFITKFFKFVELSFYEKYYENPINRFFYESILQEINELFKAVKIHEKAVKVVRAWWDLNEKEGLTKVLKEKNIPLTPEECPLLIHLQKIEKEEIGLDKEILKKVKNLKLNWFSYLYKMAVLVEKGELKELDTIYEKFLKTSREILEALFRPIQDTACGMVLLINSGIKLLYKITEMIYEDEELKETREGTFINLTETIKETLKDTLLWAIEDLSLLYEKPKDNYYDIVHGFSGVFDDRKVYFCIRLYPHPYKPYIKDLVQLLLGISKLLILLKQRELDLVELANRAEAASKAKDMFLANMSHELRTPLNAILGFSQILQMRQDVPEHIKPYVEKIYIAGKTLLEQVNSILDFAKLEAGKIEFKPEKINIKDVLFQVIEIVKPLIQNKKLEFYYPQFSSFNLYVDPKLIKEVFLNLISNAIKFTPEGGKIWIEIKVSKSKKVYIFSVCDTGIGIKKEDIPKLFNPFTQLDNPFYKSTKGTGLGLAITKKLIELHKGEIWVESEYGKGTCFHFSIPVREDSKILEVLKAEISGAKNLLILEDSEYVMHQLKECLKNEFTLFLTNFSQTGLKILQEEKIDLIILDYFLADGIGIEILDYLSEKNSKIPVILISAESKVEELLNKHPYKNVRFLIKSGIDCNEVQSLVRDIILKKRD, from the coding sequence ATGGTTAAAGAACTTCTACTTTCTGAGGTAGAGGACTTAAACAAAAGAAAAGAAATAGGAGAAAGATTACGGTTATATGAAGACTTTATTTGTTATAGATTTTTTACAGAAATTTTAAAGCGCCCAGAGTTTAAGGATAAATCTCCGGCAAAAGGTTTACCGAGGGTTGAAAAAAAACTGAAAGAATTTTGGAGGAATTTGTGGTTTTCGCCAGACCTCAAAAATGAATTAGATGCTTTAATAGAAAAAACATCTTATGTTCATTTCCAAAAAGGACTTAAACCTGCAGACTTAGGCTACGGATTCCTTTTGTTTAATTCTATAATCTATGAAATAGCACAAAAAGATGAATTTATCAAAGAAAACTTTCTTTTTATTACTAAATTTTTCAAATTTGTAGAACTGTCTTTTTACGAAAAATATTATGAAAATCCTATAAATAGGTTTTTCTATGAGAGCATACTGCAAGAGATTAACGAACTTTTTAAAGCCGTTAAAATTCATGAAAAAGCGGTCAAGGTAGTTCGGGCTTGGTGGGACTTAAATGAGAAAGAAGGTTTAACCAAAGTTTTAAAAGAAAAAAACATCCCTTTAACCCCTGAAGAATGTCCTCTCCTAATACATTTACAAAAAATAGAAAAAGAAGAAATAGGGTTAGATAAGGAAATTTTAAAAAAAGTAAAAAATCTAAAATTAAATTGGTTTTCTTATCTATATAAAATGGCAGTGCTGGTAGAAAAAGGAGAACTTAAAGAATTAGATACTATTTATGAAAAATTTTTAAAAACCTCTCGAGAAATTTTGGAAGCCCTATTCAGACCTATTCAAGACACAGCCTGCGGCATGGTGCTTTTAATTAACTCTGGAATAAAACTCCTGTATAAAATCACAGAAATGATTTATGAAGACGAAGAGTTAAAAGAAACTAGAGAAGGAACATTCATAAACCTTACGGAAACGATAAAGGAAACTTTAAAAGACACTCTTTTATGGGCTATTGAAGACCTAAGTCTTTTGTATGAAAAACCCAAAGATAACTATTATGATATAGTTCACGGTTTTTCTGGTGTCTTTGATGATAGAAAAGTTTATTTTTGCATAAGACTATATCCCCACCCTTACAAACCTTACATAAAGGACCTTGTTCAACTACTTTTAGGTATAAGCAAACTGCTAATTCTATTAAAGCAAAGAGAACTCGACCTTGTGGAATTAGCAAATAGAGCAGAAGCTGCCAGTAAGGCTAAAGACATGTTTTTAGCCAATATGAGTCATGAACTCAGAACACCTTTAAACGCCATATTAGGGTTTTCTCAGATTTTGCAAATGCGACAAGATGTGCCCGAGCATATAAAGCCTTATGTTGAAAAAATCTACATAGCCGGAAAAACCTTACTTGAACAGGTGAACAGCATCCTTGATTTTGCAAAATTAGAAGCTGGAAAAATTGAATTCAAACCCGAAAAGATAAACATAAAAGATGTGTTATTTCAGGTTATTGAGATAGTAAAACCCCTTATCCAGAATAAAAAACTTGAATTTTACTACCCTCAATTTTCTTCTTTTAATTTGTATGTAGACCCTAAACTAATAAAGGAGGTTTTTCTCAACCTGATTTCTAACGCTATTAAATTTACCCCTGAAGGGGGTAAAATCTGGATTGAAATTAAAGTGTCAAAATCAAAAAAGGTCTATATCTTTAGCGTCTGTGATACCGGAATAGGGATTAAAAAAGAGGATATCCCTAAGCTGTTTAATCCTTTCACCCAACTGGATAATCCTTTTTATAAATCTACAAAAGGGACAGGCCTTGGTCTTGCTATCACAAAAAAATTAATAGAGCTTCATAAAGGTGAAATCTGGGTTGAAAGTGAGTATGGGAAGGGCACCTGTTTTCATTTCTCCATACCTGTAAGAGAAGACTCAAAAATCCTTGAGGTTTTAAAAGCCGAAATATCAGGTGCTAAAAATCTCCTCATATTAGAAGACTCTGAATATGTTATGCATCAGCTTAAAGAATGCTTGAAAAACGAGTTTACTCTTTTTTTGACTAACTTTTCTCAGACAGGGCTTAAGATACTACAAGAAGAAAAAATAGATTTAATAATCCTTGATTATTTTTTAGCCGACGGGATTGGGATAGAAATTTTAGATTATTTAAGCGAAAAAAACTCAAAAATCCCTGTAATTTTAATCTCAGCAGAGTCTAAGGTAGAAGAACTTTTAAACAAACATCCTTATAAAAATGTTAGGTTTTTGATAAAATCTGGGATAGATTGTAACGAGGTCCAAAGTTTGGTAAGAGATATTATTTTAAAAAAGAGGGATTAA
- a CDS encoding response regulator has product MKVLIVEDDELSQTVLKDIILLLYPFVEVETVGNGKEALNLFSSKKIDLVISDIALPEIGGIELLKKIKEKNPSVPIIAYTAFTIIGDKEKFLLEGFDDYIPKPINIEDVKNALDKYIKKRKTFNIKVYKTKKEFELLEKGNYLLFLTEGMFKNLTSTIDKFLNKKVKIAGIMAPYLIANRELIKEGVILVPLDENAKTVVVSMEKPDLNLVEELKDYQSILLFVDGLSPYIEDFIKQIEKILKNSRIVGAGVGSKDFIQKPCIFDFNGTYQDSALLIGLNLKLNAEVRHGWEPIYGPLVVTKSEKNVVYEINGEPAFQVYKKSIKEKEGIELNRENFKEFTKAYPLGMVSFKDDEFIIRDPIAIGKNNSLVIVSSIPSFSTIFIMKGEPEKLINSACEISRRAFQRSKEKLGFLFDCVSRVLFLGKDGFQKELDKVFECAKKKEVDIYGFTSIGEISNIGYDEIRIFNKTILLGIL; this is encoded by the coding sequence ATGAAGGTCTTGATAGTAGAGGATGATGAATTAAGTCAAACGGTTCTAAAAGATATCATCCTATTGTTATATCCTTTTGTCGAAGTAGAAACAGTAGGTAACGGAAAAGAAGCCCTGAATCTATTTTCATCAAAAAAGATTGATTTAGTGATTTCTGATATCGCATTACCTGAAATAGGTGGGATTGAACTTTTAAAAAAAATAAAAGAAAAAAATCCTTCTGTTCCTATCATTGCCTATACTGCATTTACGATTATAGGAGATAAAGAAAAATTTCTATTAGAAGGGTTTGATGATTATATACCCAAACCTATAAACATAGAAGACGTAAAAAACGCACTTGATAAATACATTAAAAAGAGAAAAACGTTTAATATAAAGGTATATAAAACAAAAAAAGAGTTTGAGCTGTTAGAAAAGGGTAACTATTTGTTGTTTTTAACAGAGGGAATGTTTAAAAACTTAACAAGCACAATAGATAAATTTTTAAATAAAAAAGTTAAGATTGCCGGAATAATGGCCCCTTATCTTATCGCAAACAGAGAGCTTATCAAGGAAGGGGTGATCTTGGTCCCCTTAGACGAAAACGCAAAAACTGTGGTCGTTTCCATGGAAAAACCAGATTTGAATCTAGTTGAGGAACTCAAAGATTATCAAAGTATATTGTTGTTTGTAGACGGGTTAAGTCCTTATATAGAAGATTTTATCAAACAGATCGAAAAAATATTAAAAAATTCAAGGATTGTAGGAGCTGGGGTTGGAAGTAAAGATTTCATCCAAAAACCTTGTATTTTTGATTTTAATGGGACATATCAGGACTCTGCGTTGCTTATAGGACTAAATTTAAAGCTAAATGCTGAGGTTAGACATGGCTGGGAACCTATCTATGGTCCTTTGGTAGTAACAAAAAGCGAAAAAAATGTGGTGTATGAAATCAACGGAGAGCCTGCTTTTCAGGTTTATAAAAAGTCGATAAAAGAAAAAGAAGGGATAGAATTAAACCGTGAAAATTTTAAAGAATTCACCAAGGCATATCCTTTAGGGATGGTTTCGTTTAAAGACGACGAATTTATCATCAGAGACCCTATAGCAATCGGAAAAAACAATTCTCTTGTGATCGTTAGCTCTATCCCCTCGTTTTCTACGATATTTATAATGAAAGGAGAACCAGAAAAACTTATAAATTCGGCTTGTGAAATCTCTCGAAGAGCCTTTCAGCGTTCAAAAGAAAAATTAGGATTTCTTTTTGACTGTGTTTCCAGGGTGTTATTTTTAGGAAAAGATGGTTTTCAAAAAGAGCTAGATAAAGTTTTTGAATGTGCTAAGAAAAAAGAGGTTGATATATATGGATTTACCAGTATCGGTGAAATATCAAACATAGGATATGACGAAATTAGGATTTTTAATAAAACAATCTTACTCGGTATTTTATGA
- a CDS encoding HD domain-containing phosphohydrolase, producing MEKKNKMVILAVDDEPLNLDLLELAFAENTGVEFLRAKNGKEALEILDSGKDVDVILLDLSMPVMNGFETLKVLKSNEKFRYIPVIVITANAEEKKKALSLGANDFIPKPFDIEEIKLRTKNYVDIKHYNDFLRNVTTILEEQVKERTKQLQEALKLSKELEYEIALKLGKTAEFRDIETGMHIMRVSHGSKKLAELYGLPKEEQELILYASPLHDVGKVGIPDSILLKPERLTPEEFEIMKQHTIIGAKILDGGEKYPVLKAGKIIALQHHERWDGKGYPYGLKGEEIHIYGRIVAIVDVFDALISPRVYKPAFPLEKAIEIMREGKGTQFDPELLDLFLNNIESFLKIKERFSDKDEKNEGLDSRG from the coding sequence ATGGAAAAAAAGAATAAGATGGTCATCTTGGCGGTTGATGACGAACCGCTCAATTTAGACCTTCTGGAACTTGCTTTTGCTGAAAATACTGGGGTTGAATTTTTAAGGGCTAAAAACGGTAAAGAGGCTTTAGAAATATTAGATTCTGGGAAGGACGTTGACGTAATCCTTCTTGACCTTTCGATGCCGGTTATGAACGGCTTCGAAACTTTAAAGGTTTTAAAATCTAACGAAAAATTTAGATACATTCCTGTGATAGTAATAACCGCAAACGCAGAAGAGAAGAAAAAGGCTCTTTCCTTAGGGGCAAACGATTTCATACCTAAACCCTTTGACATCGAAGAGATAAAGCTTAGGACAAAAAACTATGTTGATATAAAGCATTACAACGATTTTTTAAGAAATGTTACTACTATTTTAGAAGAACAAGTAAAAGAAAGGACAAAGCAACTTCAAGAGGCATTAAAACTTTCCAAAGAATTAGAATATGAAATAGCTCTAAAACTTGGTAAAACCGCAGAATTTAGAGATATAGAGACAGGTATGCACATCATGAGGGTAAGCCATGGTTCTAAAAAACTCGCAGAACTTTATGGACTACCTAAGGAAGAACAAGAGTTAATCCTTTATGCCTCTCCTTTGCACGATGTAGGAAAGGTAGGAATTCCAGATTCTATACTTTTGAAACCCGAAAGGCTTACCCCTGAAGAGTTTGAGATTATGAAACAACACACGATAATAGGTGCAAAAATCCTTGATGGAGGAGAGAAGTATCCTGTATTAAAAGCTGGGAAGATTATAGCACTTCAGCATCACGAAAGATGGGATGGGAAGGGATATCCTTATGGATTAAAAGGGGAAGAAATACATATCTACGGAAGGATTGTAGCTATCGTAGATGTCTTTGATGCTTTAATCTCTCCTCGTGTGTATAAACCAGCCTTTCCTTTAGAAAAAGCGATTGAGATAATGAGGGAAGGAAAAGGCACCCAATTTGACCCGGAACTTTTGGACTTATTTTTAAATAACATAGAAAGTTTTCTAAAAATAAAAGAACGATTTTCTGATAAGGATGAAAAAAATGAAGGTCTTGATAGTAGAGGATGA
- a CDS encoding Fur family transcriptional regulator encodes MEEKKLEFYKSLGLKLTPQRIAILEYLEGNKTHPSAEDIYNALKQNFPSMSFATVYNTLEVLVKKGLIKEIIVDPYKKRFDAFTHNHHHFVCKYCKKVIDVSQKIQFSLPNELKGCEVEDFQVVFIGVCPECKAKEN; translated from the coding sequence ATGGAAGAAAAAAAATTAGAATTTTATAAAAGTTTGGGTTTAAAGCTAACCCCTCAGAGGATTGCTATTTTAGAGTATTTAGAAGGTAACAAGACTCATCCCTCGGCAGAAGATATATATAACGCTTTAAAACAAAATTTCCCCAGTATGTCTTTTGCTACAGTGTATAACACCTTAGAAGTATTAGTAAAAAAAGGTCTCATTAAAGAAATTATAGTAGACCCTTATAAAAAGAGATTTGATGCCTTTACTCACAACCACCATCATTTTGTATGTAAATACTGTAAAAAAGTAATAGATGTTTCTCAAAAAATTCAATTCTCCTTGCCCAATGAACTTAAAGGTTGTGAGGTAGAGGATTTTCAAGTAGTGTTTATAGGTGTTTGTCCTGAATGTAAAGCTAAGGAAAATTAA
- a CDS encoding YkgJ family cysteine cluster protein, with product MLNLENFKCQRCGNCCQGESTVSLNEEEIYRIANFLNLSVEEFKQKYTVKVGKYRTEMKTKQGYCIFFDKKTRSCTIHPVKPKKCKEWPLVEALFKDPTNLEILKNHCLGVKNL from the coding sequence ATGCTTAATTTAGAAAATTTTAAATGCCAACGCTGCGGAAATTGTTGCCAAGGAGAAAGCACCGTTTCCTTAAACGAAGAAGAAATTTATCGGATAGCTAATTTTTTAAACCTCTCGGTGGAAGAATTTAAGCAAAAATATACGGTTAAAGTAGGAAAGTATAGAACTGAAATGAAAACTAAACAAGGTTATTGTATTTTTTTTGATAAAAAAACAAGAAGTTGTACCATACACCCGGTTAAACCTAAAAAATGCAAAGAATGGCCTTTAGTAGAGGCGCTGTTTAAAGACCCTACAAATTTAGAAATTCTGAAAAATCATTGTTTAGGAGTTAAAAATTTATAA
- the queC gene encoding 7-cyano-7-deazaguanine synthase QueC, giving the protein MSLLKPKEKEFAVVLLSSGMDSAVCASLAAQEYELAFLHFQYGQKAAKKELTCFYKMIDYFKPQKYLVAELPFFKLIGGSSLTSEELEIPNGSEKQGIPSTYVPFRNGVFLSLAVAWAEVIGAKKIFIGVNEIDFSGYPDCRKEFIQAFNQAVNKGTKPETQITIETPLINLSKKEIVELGIKLNTPFHLTWSCYRQTEKACGRCDSCRIRLNAFKEAGVKDPIEYA; this is encoded by the coding sequence ATGTCTTTGCTTAAACCAAAGGAAAAAGAATTTGCAGTGGTTTTGTTGAGTTCGGGGATGGATAGTGCTGTTTGTGCAAGCCTTGCAGCTCAGGAATATGAGTTAGCCTTTTTACATTTTCAGTATGGACAAAAGGCGGCAAAAAAAGAGCTTACCTGTTTTTATAAAATGATTGATTATTTTAAACCACAAAAATATTTAGTTGCAGAACTTCCTTTTTTCAAACTAATAGGAGGTTCAAGCCTTACTTCAGAAGAGCTTGAAATACCTAATGGTTCCGAAAAACAGGGGATTCCTTCTACTTATGTGCCTTTTAGAAACGGTGTATTTCTAAGCTTAGCGGTAGCTTGGGCAGAAGTAATAGGTGCTAAAAAAATATTTATAGGAGTAAATGAAATAGATTTTTCAGGCTATCCAGATTGTAGAAAAGAGTTTATTCAAGCTTTTAACCAGGCGGTAAACAAAGGAACCAAACCGGAAACTCAAATCACTATAGAAACTCCTCTTATCAATCTTTCTAAAAAGGAAATCGTAGAGCTTGGTATAAAGCTTAATACCCCCTTTCATCTTACCTGGTCTTGCTACAGACAAACAGAAAAAGCCTGCGGAAGATGTGACTCTTGTCGTATAAGACTTAATGCTTTTAAAGAAGCTGGAGTAAAGGACCCGATAGAATATGCTTAA